Proteins from a genomic interval of Candidatus Krumholzibacteriia bacterium:
- a CDS encoding DUF4395 domain-containing protein: MSATTSPPRHGIFQFGETVPGYDIPVLNEREIRAGAGILFVLMFVAILVVVLQGDFTLLKYAITIFLTDILIRVVVNPRYAPSLILGRWIVRNQTPEYVGAAQKKFAWIIGIVLATVMFALQVVVNSFSPITGLICLICLVFLFFETSFGICIGCVVYRAIFKEKAQYCPGEVCEVRDRQEIQKSSLAQAVVLLAFVGYVVLVAAVFHDDLVQPPFDLFGLTDAQAAG, from the coding sequence ATGAGCGCGACCACCAGCCCGCCGCGGCACGGGATCTTCCAGTTCGGCGAGACGGTGCCCGGCTACGACATCCCCGTCCTGAACGAGCGGGAGATCCGCGCCGGTGCCGGGATCCTCTTCGTCCTGATGTTCGTCGCGATCCTGGTCGTGGTGCTCCAGGGGGACTTCACGCTGCTGAAGTACGCGATCACGATCTTCCTCACCGACATCCTGATCCGCGTTGTGGTCAATCCGCGCTACGCGCCCTCGTTGATCCTGGGTCGGTGGATCGTGCGCAACCAGACACCGGAGTACGTCGGCGCCGCGCAGAAGAAGTTCGCCTGGATCATCGGGATCGTCCTGGCCACGGTCATGTTCGCGCTGCAGGTCGTGGTGAACTCCTTCAGTCCGATCACCGGGCTGATCTGCCTGATCTGTCTGGTGTTCCTCTTCTTCGAGACGTCCTTCGGGATCTGCATCGGCTGCGTGGTCTACCGGGCGATCTTCAAGGAGAAGGCGCAGTACTGCCCGGGCGAGGTCTGCGAGGTGCGGGACCGCCAGGAGATCCAGAAGTCCTCGCTGGCGCAGGCCGTCGTGCTGCTGGCCTTCGTGGGCTACGTCGTGCTCGTCGCCGCGGTCTTCCACGACGACCTCGTGCAGCCGCCCTTCGACCTGTTCGGGCTCACCGACGCGCAGGCGGCGGGGTAG